A single Musa acuminata AAA Group cultivar baxijiao chromosome BXJ2-1, Cavendish_Baxijiao_AAA, whole genome shotgun sequence DNA region contains:
- the LOC135598384 gene encoding F-box/kelch-repeat protein At5g43190-like has protein sequence MMLRAREQRRENDRNKKEKEVVMQPSIWGRLPDELLERIIALLPLRTILALRPTCRRFSCLLSSPAFLSLLHAHNSLAFLLLSHPQFSHRCLPLYDPAADGWRSVPLPPSSTSGSASPSSLLLLSAASGLLLFALGRSSLLVANLLTNASKVLPLPTYSAAPSSASLVSLPSRSNSTHGYKIFLPCASDDDVFVYDSASLAWTRFPGFEPVLGRRNPHQGGAFFDGSLYFTTPEPFSTVGFDLRNGAWDVGVAPPMPEDLAFVRLVGGCSGSGEDHLYLVGGIGRDGISRSLKLWELVGRKEEKRGRAWEEIGRLPEMMCRKFMSVCYHNYSHVNCLWHEGLVCICCTTWPEVLFFKVSRGTWHWLPRCPMLQEKWSCGFRWFSFVPDLFALV, from the coding sequence atgaTGTTGAGAGCTCGAGAGCAGCGAAGAGAGAACGACCGCAACAAGAAGGAGAAGGAAGTGGTGATGCAGCCTTCCATATGGGGGCGTCTGCCTGACGAGCTCCTGGAGCGCATCATCGCCCTTCTCCCCCTCCGCACCATCCTCGCCCTCCGCCCCACCTGCCGGCGATTTAGCTGCCTCCTCTCCTCCCCAGCCTTTCTCTCCCTTCTCCACGCCCACAACTCCCttgccttcctcctcctctcccaccCCCAGTTCTCCCACCGCTGCCTACCACTCTACGATCCAGCCGCTGATGGGTGGCGCTCCGTCCCCCTCCCCCCATCATCCACCTCCGGATCCGCTTCCCCCTCctcgctcctcctcctctccgccgCCTCGGGACTTCTGCTCTTCGCCCTTGGCCGTTCCTCGCTCCTTGTCGCGAACCTCCTCACGAACGCCTCAAAGGTCCTCCCTTTGCCCACATACTCCGCCGCCCCCTCATCCGCCTCCCTCGTTTCCCTTCCCTCCCGTTCCAACTCCACCCATGGGTACAAGATCTTCCTCCCCTGCGCCTCCGACGACGACGTCTTCGTCTACGATTCCGCCTCCCTCGCCTGGACCCGCTTCCCCGGCTTCGAGCCCGTCCTCGGGCGACGGAATCCGCACCAAGGCGGCGCCTTTTTCGACGGGTCGCTCTATTTCACCACCCCCGAGCCCTTCTCCACGGTAGGCTTCGATCTCCGGAACGGGGCGTGGGACGTCGGGGTCGCCCCTCCAATGCCGGAAGACTTGGCCTTCGTCCGTCTGGTGGGCGGATGCAGCGGAAGCGGAGAGGACCACCTCTACCTCGTCGGCGGGATCGGAAGGGATGGGATCTCAAGGAGCCTAAAACTGTGGGAACTCGTGGGGCGGAAGGAAGAGAAAAGGGGCAGAGCTTGGGAGGAGATCGGGCGGCTGCCGGAGATGATGTGCCGCAAGTTCATGTCTGTCTGCTACCACAACTACTCCCATGTCAACTGTCTCTGGCACGAGGGGCTTGTTTGCATCTGCTGCACCACCTGGCCGGAGGTGCTGTTCTTCAAGGTGTCAAGGGGGACTTGGCACTGGCTGCCGCGGTGCCCGATGCTGCAAGAAAAGTGGAGCTGTGGATTCCGGTGGTTCTCCTTCGTCCCCGACCTCTTTGCTCTGGTTTGA
- the LOC135583246 gene encoding uncharacterized protein LOC135583246, whose protein sequence is MASEESPSPTSSGKHCRSADDHEAETSSKRRKHRHRHHHRHHSRRGRESDDGAEEAARLAEAVTASCPVPKPADEEREEGEILEDDEEMANLDHTKVDGFVTDGVSDSGSGEIKPDGVDVYSNLIVPGVKDSSGKNVMVLSHKQNTLKDEKMLDLAWSCENSSLNDTAWMEVDTSDGENCVWKAESITKPLELNDNKQMQTDRNDSESQVRSRSPVSKESSHAAKDRMSYDHVKKTSDSDSEKVDSKQYMESKDANRRATDRNRSVSPKSSQERYRNTRRSPASIRYHDEDKYRDKSRPIDHRKRRSYEKVSEHSDMGDDQVGLQESKRDYSNRQHKLDRCAARNRVSDIEIPNERESSGKRRHDDRHRSRERDRERERSSSSVRDTDKTQLDKRSHREKERSSSHSRYDRQADKHEIWDRESGKEKYSFSTRDRVRDKPRDLNREKYVERERFRESKHEKKRDDSDRDKNKSRDREIIAHKGKEHGDQMETDRISSRYRHRESRHPKYDEVEHHKDKSRSEAGFKKDNSDKDTQKSIREEEEEEDYQDKIEQQLAKQDEDDVDMIKNESRKRRQAILEKYRQRQLRQVESSSDGNVNESEKATSDKENLQGLLAMSVDNKVNNEELENRDDSRNVFDVGPSFSVGKSPVQNGDLADKKMNNVGGLGEGTPKSEISADMFTDDMFGESPAGVCVKGKCEGPQIDRSYLHDNWDDAEGYYSYRFGEVLDGRYEVVAAHGKGVFSTVVRARDLKAGKGDPEEVAIKMIRNNDTMYKAGQDELVILKKLVGADPEDKRHCVRFLSSFKYRNHLCLVFESLHMNLREVLKKFGRNIGLKLTAVRAYAKQLFIALKHLRNCGVLHCDIKPDNMLVNEPKNVLKLCDFGNAMFAGKNEITPYLVSRFYRAPEIILGLPYDHPMDVWSVGCCLYELYTGKVLFPGPSNNDMLRLHMELKGPFPKKMLRKGAFTDHHFDQDLNFHATEEDPVTKKPVKRLLINIKPKDIGALMSGFSEEDPKMLSNFKDLLDRIFVLDPEKRMTVSQALSHPFITGK, encoded by the exons ATGGCCAGCGAGGAGTCGCCGTCGCCGACCTCAAGCGGCAAGCACTGCCGTTCGGCAGACGATCATGAGGCCGAGACATCGTCGAAGCGACGGAAGCACCGTCACCGTCACCATCACCGCCATCACAGCAGACGCGGTCGCGAGAGTGATGACGGGGCCGAGGAGGCCGCTCGGCTTGCGGAGGCGGTGACTGCTTCTTGTCCCGTTCCGAAGCCTGCTGATGAGGAGCGAGAGGAGGGTGAGATTCTCGAAGATGACGAGGAGATGGCCAACCTTGATCATACTAAAGTCGATGGCTTCGTGACCGATGGGGTTTCCGACTCTGGATCGGGTGAAATCAAGCCTGACGGCGTCGATGTTTATTCCAATCTG ATTGTGCCTGGGGTGAAAGATAGTTCTGGGAAAAATGTTATGGTGCTTAGTCATAAGCAGAACACACTGAAAGATGAAAAGATGTTGGACCTTGCTTGGTCATGTGAGAATTCTAGTTTGAATGATACAGCTTGGATGGAGGTAGATACATCAGATGGAGAAAATTGTGTCTGGAAGGCTGAGAGTATAACAAAACCATTAGAACTAAATGACAACAAGCAAATGCAAACTGACAGAAATGATTCAGAAAGTCAAGTAAGATCAAGATCTCCGGTTTCTAAGGAAAGTTCTCATGCAGCAAAGGACAGGATGAGTTATGACCATGTGAAAAAAACTTCTGACAGTGACTCAGAGAAGGTTGACTCAAAGCAGTATATGGAGTCAAAGGATGCTAACAGAAGAGCAACTGATAGGAACAGGTCAGTGTCGCCCAAAAGTTCACAAGAAAGGTACAGGAACACTAGAAGGTCTCCAGCATCCATCAGGTACCATGATGAAGACAAATATAGGGATAAGTCCAGGCCTATTGATCATAGAAAGAGGAGATCATATGAAAAGGTCTCAGAGCATTCAGACATGGGTGATGATCAAGTTGGTTTGCAGGAAAGTAAGAGGGATTATTCCAATAGGCAGCATAAGTTGGACAGATGTGCAGCTAGAAATCGAGTAAGTGATATAGAGATTCCTAACGAAAGAGAGAGTAGTGGCAAAAGAAGACATGATGACAGGCACAGAAGTCGGGAAAGAGATAGGGAGAGGGAAAGAAGTAGTAGTAGTGTCAGAGACACAGATAAAACACAGTTGGATAAAAGGTCTCACAGGGAAAAAGAGAGGAGTAGCAGTCATAGCAGATATGACAGACAAGCAGACAAGCATGAAATTTGGGACAGAGAAAGTGGGAAAGAAAAATACAGCTTCAGCACAAGAGACAGAGTAAGAGATAAACCAAGGGATTTGAATAGGGAGAAATATGTAGAGAGGGAGAGGTTCAGGGAGAGTAAGCATGAAAAAAAACGGGATGATAGTGATAGAGATAAGAATAAGTCTAGGGACAGGGAAATTATTGCTCATAAGGGTAAAGAACATGGTGATCAAATGGAAACAGATAGGATTAGTAGCAGGTATAGACATAGGGAATCTAGGCATCCAAAGTACGATGAAGTAGAGCATCACAAGGATAAATCACGTTCGGAGGCTGGTTTCAAGAAAGACAATTCTGACAAAGACACACAAAAGTCTATTAG ggaggaggaggaagaggaagactaCCAAGATAAAATTGAACAACAACTTGCCAAGCAGGATGAAGATGATGTTGACATGATTAAAAATGAGAGCAGAAAAAGGAGGCAGGCTATCTTGGAAAAATATCGACAGCGGCAGCTGCGGCAAGTTGAATCCTCATCTGATGGTAATGTGAATG AATCTGAGAAAGCCACTTCGGATAAGGAGAATCTACAGGGATTGCTTGCTATGAGTGTTGATAACAAAGTGAataatgaagagcttgagaatagggATGACTCCAGAAATGTATTTGATGTTGGTCCATCGTTTTCTGTGGGAAAGTCACCTGTACAGAATGGAGATTTAGCTGATAAGAAAATGAACAATGTTGGGGGACTTGGAGAGGGTACTCCAAAG AGTGAAATATCAGCCGATATGTTTACTGATGACATGTTTGGAGAATCACCAGCTGGAGTTTGTGTGAAG GGAAAGTGTGAAGGACCACAGATAGACAGAAGTTATCTTCATGACAACTGGGATGATGCAGAGGGTTATTATA GTTACAGGTTTGGGGAAGTACTCGATGGTCGCTATGAAGTTGTTGCAGCACATGGAAAGGGTGTCTTCTCAACAGTTGTTCGTGCTAGGGATCTCAAGGCTGGGAAAGGTGACCCTGAAGAAGTGGCTATTAAAATGATTCGCAACAATGATACCAT GTACAAGGCAGGTCAGGATGAACTTGTTATATTGAAGAAATTGGTAGGCGCTGATCCCGAGGACAAACGTCATTGTGTTAGGTTTCTTTCATCTTTCAAGTATCGGAATCATCTTTGCTTAGTTTTTGAATCTCTTCATATGAACCTTCGTGAGGTTCTAAAGAAATTTGGTCGTAACATTGGGCTAAAACTGACTGCTGTGAGGGCCTATGCAAAGCAGCTTTTCATTGCGCTGAAGCATCTCAGAAATTGTGGCGTTCTGCACTGTGACATTAAACCGGATAATATGCTG GTAAATGAGCCCAAAAATGTGCTCAAGCTTTGTGATTTTGGCAATGCTATGTTCGCGGGTAAGAATGAGATTACACCCTACCTTGTTAGCCGCTTTTACCGTGCCCCAGAAATAA TTCTTGGATTGCCATATGATCATCCAATGGATGTGTGGTCGGttggttgctgtctatatgaactgtACACAGGGAAAGTACTCTTTCCTGGCCCATCAAACAATGACATGCTTCGACTACACATGGAGTTAAAGGGTCCTTTCCCCAAAAAGATGCTTCGGAAG GGTGCCTTCACAGATCACCATTTTGATCAAGATTTAAATTTTCATGCCACTGAGGAGGATCCTGTTACAAAGAAG CCTGTTAAGAGACTGCTGATAAATATTAAGCCAAAGGACATCGGCGCTCTCATGTCAGGCTTTTCTGAGGAGGATCCCAAAATGTTATCAAATtttaaggatcttctagatcgAATATTTGTATTGGATCCAGAAAAGAGGATGACAGTATCTCAGGCATTAAGTCATCCATTTATCACGGGCAAGTGA